Within Candidatus Flexicrinis affinis, the genomic segment GCCCGCTCGACATCTCCGACCGCCCGACCGCGACCCTGCCCGCCGTGGGCGCTGAAGGCACGAAAGCGACGCCGGTCGCGCAGCGTGTGGCCGCGGCCCACAACGTGCCGGTCGATCAAGTCCCGGCCAGCGGCGGCAAGGTGACGAAAGCCGACGTGCAGAGCTACGTCGAGCAGCAGCAGAAGCCCGCATCGGCTCCTGCGCCCGCGGCACCACCAGCGAAGATCACCAGCACACAGCAGGTCTTGGCCCTCGGGACCTCCACCGCTAACGGCCGCAAGGAAGAGCGGGTGCGCCTCTCGCGCCGCCGCCAGACCATCGCCCGGCGCCTGATCGAAGCGCAGTCGACCGCAGCTATGCTGACGACCTTCAACGAGATCGACATGAGCGCGGTGATCGACATCCGCACGCGCCGCAAAGAGGCGTTCCAGAAGAAGCATGGTATCGGCCTCGGCTTCAGCTCGTTCTTCGTCAAGGCGTCGATCGGCGCACTCAAGGCGTTTCCGGCGGTCAACGCCGAAATTCAGGACCGCGATGTCGTCTACAAGCACTACTACGACATCGGCATTGCTATCGGCGCGGAAGAGGGGTTGGTCGTGCCGGTGCTGCGCGACGCCGACAAGCTGAGCTTCGCCGCCATCGAGCAGGCGATCAAGGACTATGCGCAGCAAGCCAAGGACGGTACGCTGTCAATCGAGTCGTTGATGGGCGGCACGTTTACCATCACCAACGGCGGCATTTTCGGCTCGATGATGTCGACGCCGATCCTCAACCCGCCGCAGGTCGGCATTCTCGGCTTGCACGCGATCAAGGACCGGCCGGTGGTGGTCGATGGCCAAATCGCCATTCGGCCGATGATGTACGTCGCGCTGACCTACGATCACCGCATCATCGACGGGCGCGAGGCGGTGCAGTTCCTCGTGAAGATCAAGGAATTGATCGAGGAACCGGAGCAGCTTCTGCTCGAGGGATAGCACCCTGACTCCCGACCTCACAACCAGCACGGGCGGCCGCTTGGCCGCCCGTTTTACGATGTAGTATGTGGAGGCGTTGCCTCCACACCTCCACAAGGGATTTGCACCCCTTGACCCCGTTTCTGCGGATTGGCCTCTCGAGCGAGGCCGATCCGCGGTAATGGGAGTCCAGAGGGCGAAAGCCTTCTGGCAGGGTTTAGAACGGTGTCCTAAGCTGCAGCCCCCGCACACGCCAGCAATCTTCCCAAGATCGCCCCTGCTCCCGTCTTTCACCCTGCCGTTGAACGACGTATTCTCGCTTCCAACGTGGTTGACGCAGCAAGAATCCCCGTAGGTTATGCCCCCTCATTTCGCCGTAAAAACACCATC encodes:
- the odhB gene encoding 2-oxoglutarate dehydrogenase complex dihydrolipoyllysine-residue succinyltransferase, encoding MAVNITVPELSESVSEATVAEWMVNVGDAVKAGDVLVTLETDKVAVEVTADSDGVVASIDQPAGSDVKAKQVLGTLDANGAAGTPAPAQPAADKKAETTEAPRKTGPLDISDRPTATLPAVGAEGTKATPVAQRVAAAHNVPVDQVPASGGKVTKADVQSYVEQQQKPASAPAPAAPPAKITSTQQVLALGTSTANGRKEERVRLSRRRQTIARRLIEAQSTAAMLTTFNEIDMSAVIDIRTRRKEAFQKKHGIGLGFSSFFVKASIGALKAFPAVNAEIQDRDVVYKHYYDIGIAIGAEEGLVVPVLRDADKLSFAAIEQAIKDYAQQAKDGTLSIESLMGGTFTITNGGIFGSMMSTPILNPPQVGILGLHAIKDRPVVVDGQIAIRPMMYVALTYDHRIIDGREAVQFLVKIKELIEEPEQLLLEG